In Gordonia crocea, the following are encoded in one genomic region:
- the holA gene encoding DNA polymerase III subunit delta yields MTAPLHLLLGDNDFLIERAVSQLTAEIGREGSEPVPVTRVRAGEVTAAELSELLSPSLFGDARVIVVEAAAEAGKEPAAVITSALHDIPDGITLVVAHTGGGRTKAMVGVLQKAGAQVVDCATPRWPSDRADFVRREFQATGVRVSRDVVELMLANVGSDLRELAAAVSQLVADTGGKVTEAAVQTYYSGRAEVKGFEIADKAVTGDRSGALEALAWAMHHGVPRVILADALAEAVHGIARVRGLGSINPQAAASELGMPPSRVKKLQSQATAWDTESIGAAAVVVAKLNGDVKGQAADADYSLEHAVSTVAGLRPRRGRG; encoded by the coding sequence GTGACCGCACCCTTGCACCTACTCCTCGGCGACAACGATTTCTTGATCGAGCGGGCGGTTTCGCAGCTCACCGCCGAGATCGGGCGGGAGGGTTCCGAACCGGTCCCGGTGACCCGGGTACGGGCCGGGGAGGTGACCGCGGCCGAACTCAGCGAGTTGCTGAGCCCGTCGCTGTTCGGTGACGCGCGGGTGATCGTCGTGGAGGCCGCGGCCGAGGCGGGCAAGGAGCCCGCGGCGGTGATCACCTCGGCGCTCCACGACATTCCGGACGGCATCACCCTCGTCGTCGCGCATACCGGCGGCGGTCGTACCAAGGCGATGGTCGGCGTACTGCAGAAGGCCGGCGCGCAGGTCGTCGACTGTGCGACACCGCGTTGGCCGTCGGATCGCGCCGATTTCGTTCGACGCGAGTTCCAGGCGACCGGAGTTCGCGTGTCGCGGGACGTGGTGGAGCTGATGCTCGCCAATGTCGGCTCCGACCTGCGTGAGTTGGCTGCGGCGGTGAGCCAGCTTGTCGCCGATACCGGCGGCAAGGTCACCGAGGCCGCCGTCCAGACCTACTACTCCGGTCGCGCCGAGGTGAAGGGCTTCGAGATCGCCGACAAGGCCGTCACCGGTGATCGCTCCGGGGCGTTGGAGGCGTTGGCGTGGGCCATGCACCACGGGGTCCCGCGGGTGATCCTTGCCGACGCCCTCGCCGAGGCCGTTCACGGCATCGCCCGGGTCCGCGGTCTGGGATCGATCAATCCGCAGGCCGCCGCCTCCGAGTTGGGCATGCCGCCGAGTCGGGTGAAGAAGCTGCAGTCGCAGGCGACGGCGTGGGACACCGAGTCGATCGGGGCCGCCGCCGTGGTCGTCGCCAAGCTCAACGGCGACGTCAAAGGGCAGGCCGCCGATGCCGACTACAGCCTCGAACACGCGGTCTCGACGGTGGCCGGGCTCCGGCCGCGACGCGGGCGCGGCTAG
- a CDS encoding HNH endonuclease signature motif containing protein: protein MNHDELATFVTELAYDLAPDAVESGTGVGALLASAEAIADDKAVLGVMVTAVRMGNIASYLLAAATARAEAIGIPVRHQLKNGRDLLRELPLAPATINRVARLAQHLDDLPNLVREVRDGDLTVEHADAVIRGLDHIATRIGPTGFDEVREKTATTLLAHARIDQPAQVMEKARELGHELAPLDPPSTPPADNPSLNQATISRTDEGRVTLEADLDQLSGEKLHTALDALAKPIPAPDGSPDPRPRAQRTADALVSVISSYLASRNRPTVGGIVPHITMTVPLPVLVPDSPLGEAHAACLGFTGSVSADTAREIACGSAEVAALITADSVPLDAKRTQRFVTGTLRRALEARDGGCQFPGCGSPPACCEGHHIQHWADGGETNLKNTVLLCSLHHHTYVHGKGWNIQIGFDGHPWFQSPEGGDWIRCHNRRTLTLADHAAA from the coding sequence ATGAACCACGACGAACTCGCCACATTCGTCACCGAACTGGCCTATGATTTGGCGCCAGACGCCGTCGAATCCGGGACCGGCGTGGGTGCCTTGTTGGCGTCAGCGGAAGCGATCGCCGACGACAAGGCCGTGCTGGGGGTGATGGTCACCGCGGTCCGGATGGGCAACATCGCCTCCTACTTGTTGGCCGCCGCGACAGCGCGCGCCGAGGCCATCGGTATCCCGGTACGGCACCAGTTGAAGAACGGCCGTGACCTGTTGCGGGAATTGCCGCTGGCGCCTGCCACCATCAACCGGGTGGCCCGGTTGGCCCAGCACTTGGATGATCTGCCGAACCTGGTCCGCGAGGTCCGCGACGGCGACCTCACCGTCGAGCATGCGGATGCGGTGATCCGCGGTCTCGACCACATCGCCACCCGCATCGGCCCAACCGGTTTCGACGAGGTACGGGAGAAGACCGCGACCACATTGTTGGCGCATGCGCGGATTGATCAGCCCGCCCAAGTCATGGAGAAGGCCCGCGAACTGGGCCACGAGTTGGCGCCACTCGATCCGCCCTCCACCCCTCCGGCAGACAATCCGTCGTTGAACCAAGCAACGATCAGCCGGACTGACGAGGGGCGGGTGACCCTGGAGGCTGATCTGGATCAGTTGTCCGGCGAGAAACTCCACACCGCCCTGGATGCCCTGGCGAAGCCCATCCCGGCACCCGACGGCTCCCCCGATCCGCGTCCCCGGGCCCAACGCACCGCCGACGCCCTGGTCAGCGTGATCAGCAGCTACCTGGCATCACGGAATCGCCCGACGGTGGGAGGAATCGTCCCGCACATCACCATGACCGTGCCCTTGCCTGTCCTGGTACCCGACAGCCCTCTAGGCGAGGCTCACGCCGCATGCCTGGGATTCACCGGATCGGTATCAGCCGACACCGCACGGGAAATCGCCTGCGGCAGTGCTGAAGTCGCCGCGTTGATCACTGCGGATTCGGTGCCGTTGGATGCCAAACGTACCCAGCGGTTTGTCACCGGCACCCTGCGCCGCGCCCTGGAGGCACGCGATGGTGGTTGCCAGTTCCCCGGCTGCGGCAGTCCTCCAGCCTGCTGTGAAGGCCACCATATTCAACATTGGGCCGACGGGGGCGAGACGAACCTCAAAAACACGGTTCTGCTCTGTTCGTTGCATCACCACACGTATGTCCACGGCAAAGGCTGGAACATCCAGATCGGTTTCGACGGCCACCCGTGGTTCCAGAGTCCCGAAGGAGGTGACTGGATCCGCTGCCACAACCGACGCACCCTCACCCTCGCCGACCACGCCGCCGCCTAG
- the rpsT gene encoding 30S ribosomal protein S20: MANIKSQVKRNKTNEKARRRNQSVRSALRTSIRKFREAVEAGDKKVAGELLVSTSRELDKAATKGVIHANQAANKKSAMAVAVNKL; encoded by the coding sequence GTGGCAAACATCAAGTCGCAGGTCAAGCGCAACAAGACCAACGAGAAGGCGCGTCGACGCAACCAGTCGGTTCGCTCCGCCCTTCGCACGTCGATCCGCAAGTTCCGCGAGGCCGTCGAGGCCGGAGACAAGAAGGTTGCCGGCGAGCTCCTCGTCTCGACCAGCCGCGAGCTCGACAAGGCCGCCACCAAGGGCGTCATCCACGCCAACCAGGCCGCCAACAAGAAGTCGGCCATGGCTGTGGCCGTCAACAAGCTCTGA
- a CDS encoding sulfotransferase family protein has protein sequence MSVVFLHIGLPKTGTTYLQDRLWRNRDLALRAGLCYPGDAIDDHFHAAAHLQPRRYLDWVDPEHKQAWPTMVAQMRAWPDTSLVSHELFATANSEQIATLLADLDFADEVHVVVTARDLARQLPSAWQENVKNQRRGTFDEFVAAVAERADGGDLAHGEEGPFWEFQDFVRILDAWSQVVPPSRIHLITVPPKADKVTVPPKADRASSAGADGLWERFLGVLGVDPAALSAPIESANSSLSAAQAEFLRQLNDRLQPDDVEWARYERVVKGELIGQVLFAGERGEPQGLSADQRKWAADQADRMIAGVLERGYDVVGSLDELRVAHQAEPDAAAPDRQEVLDAALDALAGWVKIAPLPATPPRWESAARNVVRKARRRAVGVRNRVRQRRAART, from the coding sequence ATGTCTGTCGTGTTCCTTCACATCGGTCTGCCGAAAACCGGGACTACCTATTTGCAAGACCGGCTGTGGCGCAACCGGGACCTCGCCCTACGGGCCGGGCTGTGCTATCCGGGTGACGCGATCGACGACCACTTCCACGCCGCGGCGCACCTTCAACCCAGGCGCTACCTCGATTGGGTGGACCCCGAGCACAAGCAGGCCTGGCCGACGATGGTCGCCCAGATGCGTGCCTGGCCGGATACGAGTCTGGTGTCCCACGAGTTGTTCGCCACCGCCAACTCCGAGCAGATCGCCACCTTGCTCGCCGATCTGGATTTCGCCGACGAGGTCCACGTCGTGGTCACCGCGCGCGACCTGGCGCGGCAGTTGCCCTCGGCGTGGCAGGAGAACGTGAAGAACCAGCGTCGCGGCACATTCGACGAATTCGTCGCCGCGGTGGCCGAGCGCGCCGACGGCGGCGACTTGGCACACGGGGAAGAGGGGCCGTTCTGGGAGTTCCAAGACTTCGTCCGCATCCTCGACGCCTGGTCGCAGGTGGTGCCCCCATCGCGGATCCACCTCATCACGGTGCCGCCCAAGGCCGACAAGGTCACGGTGCCGCCCAAGGCCGACAGGGCCAGTTCGGCGGGGGCCGACGGGCTGTGGGAACGGTTCCTCGGCGTCCTCGGTGTCGATCCCGCCGCCTTGTCGGCCCCGATTGAGAGTGCCAACTCATCCCTGTCGGCCGCCCAGGCCGAGTTCTTGCGCCAACTCAACGACCGGCTGCAGCCCGACGACGTCGAGTGGGCGCGCTACGAACGCGTCGTGAAAGGCGAACTGATCGGGCAGGTGCTGTTCGCCGGGGAGCGAGGTGAGCCGCAAGGGCTGTCGGCGGACCAGCGGAAGTGGGCGGCCGACCAGGCCGACCGGATGATTGCCGGTGTGCTCGAGCGCGGCTACGACGTCGTCGGGTCACTCGACGAACTGCGCGTCGCGCACCAGGCCGAGCCGGACGCGGCTGCTCCCGACCGGCAGGAGGTCCTCGACGCGGCGCTCGACGCACTGGCTGGGTGGGTGAAGATCGCACCGCTTCCCGCGACCCCGCCGCGCTGGGAGTCCGCCGCGCGCAACGTGGTCCGCAAAGCCCGCCGTCGGGCGGTCGGGGTGCGCAACCGGGTTCGCCAGCGCCGGGCCGCACGGACCTAG
- a CDS encoding type II toxin-antitoxin system PemK/MazF family toxin, with the protein MARAVVYHPNLDGDADPGEVVWTWVPFEEDATQGKDRPVLIVGRDAADAEPDHVLGLMLSSKDYHAGDPEWRALGSGVWDDDHRQSYVRLDRVLVIVADEIRREGAVLDRTRFETIATELRQHYGWK; encoded by the coding sequence GTGGCCCGTGCTGTCGTCTACCACCCGAACCTGGACGGGGATGCCGATCCGGGTGAAGTCGTGTGGACGTGGGTCCCGTTCGAGGAGGACGCGACCCAGGGCAAGGACCGGCCCGTCCTCATCGTGGGACGGGACGCCGCCGACGCCGAGCCCGACCACGTACTGGGCCTGATGCTGTCGAGCAAGGACTATCACGCGGGCGACCCGGAGTGGCGGGCGCTGGGCAGCGGTGTCTGGGACGACGACCACCGGCAGAGTTACGTGCGACTCGACCGGGTGCTCGTCATCGTCGCGGACGAGATCCGCCGCGAGGGCGCTGTCCTCGACCGCACCCGCTTTGAAACGATCGCGACGGAGTTGCGGCAGCACTACGGCTGGAAATGA
- a CDS encoding DUF4189 domain-containing protein, translated as MIARKTLATLGIATAIAGGAALVPSAVPQADAYTYNWGAIAYDYNGRVVVTRGDYSSSNAAVRAVKSRCGSHCGQFSFYNSCGAVAYKFTGSRTRVGTARGYATRAAASNAARSQAGYGSYVRGWSCTTRYN; from the coding sequence ATGATCGCACGCAAAACCCTCGCCACCCTGGGCATCGCCACCGCCATCGCCGGTGGGGCCGCCCTGGTCCCCTCCGCCGTCCCCCAAGCCGACGCCTACACCTACAACTGGGGCGCCATCGCCTACGACTACAACGGGCGCGTCGTCGTCACCCGGGGCGACTACTCGTCGTCCAACGCCGCAGTCCGTGCAGTGAAGTCCCGCTGCGGCTCCCACTGCGGCCAGTTCAGCTTCTACAACTCGTGCGGCGCGGTGGCCTACAAGTTCACCGGTAGCCGGACGCGGGTCGGCACCGCTCGCGGATACGCCACCCGTGCCGCCGCCTCCAACGCCGCCCGCAGCCAAGCCGGCTACGGCTCGTACGTGCGCGGCTGGTCCTGCACCACCCGCTACAACTGA
- a CDS encoding alpha/beta hydrolase family protein — MRTLTAPDVAADLHEPDDDPWAAIVLAHGAGGNRGAAILRAYADEFCARGMLVARIDLPYRQRRPKGPPGRADAQRDRDGIAAAAAAVAALTDAPLILGGHSYGGRQASMLVAEQPGLAAGLFLSSYPLHPPGKPDRMRTEHLPDITVPTVVVHGRSDPFASSEELAAAVELIPAPTMVVTVAAPHALNPERTGVAALAADAVVTLLSPQ, encoded by the coding sequence GTGCGCACCCTCACCGCCCCCGATGTCGCCGCCGACCTGCACGAACCCGACGACGATCCGTGGGCTGCCATCGTGCTCGCCCACGGGGCGGGGGGAAACCGCGGCGCGGCGATCCTGCGCGCCTATGCCGACGAGTTCTGTGCGCGCGGAATGCTCGTCGCCCGGATCGACCTCCCGTACCGGCAACGCCGCCCCAAAGGTCCGCCCGGCCGAGCCGACGCCCAGCGTGACCGCGACGGAATCGCCGCAGCCGCGGCCGCGGTGGCCGCATTGACCGACGCCCCGTTGATCCTCGGCGGCCACTCCTACGGTGGGCGCCAGGCCTCCATGCTCGTGGCCGAGCAGCCCGGCCTTGCCGCCGGGCTCTTCCTCAGCTCCTACCCGCTGCATCCGCCGGGTAAGCCCGACCGGATGCGCACCGAGCACCTGCCGGACATCACCGTGCCAACCGTCGTCGTCCACGGTCGGAGCGATCCCTTCGCCAGTTCCGAGGAACTGGCCGCCGCCGTTGAGCTGATCCCGGCCCCGACGATGGTGGTCACCGTCGCCGCGCCCCACGCACTCAATCCAGAGCGCACCGGGGTCGCCGCGTTGGCCGCCGATGCCGTCGTGACGCTCTTGTCGCCGCAGTGA
- the lepA gene encoding translation elongation factor 4, protein MTDWRPTFHRGAILISSFADTTFTDPTRIRNFCIIAHIDHGKSTLADRMLQLTGVVEERQMRAQYLDRMDIERERGITIKAQNVRLPWQVTDEDGTTTDYVIHLIDTPGHVDFTYEVSRALEACEGAILLVDAAQGIEAQTLANLYLAMENDLEIIPVLNKIDLPAADPERYAAELAHIVGCEPDEVLRVSGKTGEGVATLLDRVIEKVPAPVGDPDAPARAMIFDSVYDTYRGVVTYVRVVDGKIVPREKIAMMSTGATHELLEVGIVSPEPKPSKGLGVGEVGYLITGVKDVRQSKVGDTVTTARHGATEALTGYREPVPMVYSGLYPVDGSDYPVLREALEKLQLNDAALTFEPETSVALGFGFRCGFLGLLHMEITRERLEREFDLNLISTAPNVVYRVVMDDGSEHIVTNPSDWPTGKTKDIYEPITKTTIIAPSEFIGAIMELCQSRRGELGGMDYLSETRVEIRYTLPMAEIIFDFFDSLKSRTRGYASLDYEESGEAQADLVKVDILLQGEAVDAFSAIVHRDAAYAYGNKMALKLKELIPRQQFEVPIQAAIGSKIIARENIRAIRKDVLAKCYGGDISRKRKLLEKQKEGKKRMKTIGRVEVPQEAFVAALSSDAAGDKPKGK, encoded by the coding sequence ATGACAGACTGGAGGCCGACCTTTCACCGAGGAGCGATTCTCATTTCCAGCTTTGCCGACACCACGTTCACCGACCCGACGCGCATCCGCAACTTCTGCATCATCGCCCACATCGACCATGGCAAGTCGACGCTGGCCGACCGCATGCTCCAGTTGACCGGAGTCGTCGAGGAGCGGCAGATGCGTGCGCAGTACCTCGACCGGATGGACATCGAGCGCGAGCGCGGCATCACCATCAAGGCGCAAAACGTGCGGCTGCCGTGGCAGGTGACCGACGAGGACGGCACCACCACCGACTACGTCATCCACCTCATCGACACCCCCGGCCACGTCGACTTCACCTACGAGGTCAGCCGTGCGCTGGAGGCCTGCGAAGGCGCGATCCTGCTCGTCGACGCGGCGCAGGGCATCGAAGCGCAGACGCTGGCGAACCTCTACCTGGCGATGGAGAACGACCTGGAGATCATCCCGGTCCTCAACAAGATCGACCTTCCGGCCGCCGATCCCGAGCGCTACGCGGCCGAGCTCGCCCACATCGTCGGCTGCGAGCCCGACGAGGTGTTGCGGGTGTCGGGCAAAACCGGCGAGGGCGTCGCGACACTGTTGGACCGGGTCATCGAGAAGGTGCCGGCCCCGGTGGGCGACCCCGACGCGCCGGCTCGCGCGATGATCTTCGATTCGGTCTACGACACCTACCGCGGCGTGGTCACCTACGTCCGTGTCGTCGACGGCAAGATCGTCCCCCGCGAGAAGATCGCGATGATGTCGACCGGTGCCACCCACGAGCTCCTCGAGGTCGGCATCGTCTCGCCCGAGCCGAAGCCCTCCAAGGGGCTCGGCGTGGGCGAGGTGGGCTACCTGATCACCGGCGTCAAGGACGTGCGCCAATCGAAGGTCGGCGACACCGTGACGACGGCCCGCCACGGTGCCACCGAGGCGTTGACCGGCTACCGCGAGCCCGTCCCGATGGTCTATTCCGGGCTGTACCCGGTGGACGGCTCGGACTACCCGGTGCTGCGCGAGGCGCTGGAGAAGCTGCAGCTCAACGACGCGGCCCTGACCTTCGAACCGGAGACGTCGGTGGCCCTCGGCTTCGGCTTCCGCTGTGGGTTCCTGGGCCTGCTGCACATGGAGATCACCCGCGAGCGCCTCGAGCGCGAGTTCGATCTGAACCTGATCTCCACCGCGCCCAACGTCGTGTACCGGGTGGTGATGGACGACGGGTCCGAACACATCGTCACCAACCCGTCGGACTGGCCGACCGGCAAGACGAAGGACATCTACGAGCCCATCACCAAGACCACGATCATCGCGCCGAGCGAATTCATCGGGGCGATCATGGAGCTGTGCCAGTCGCGCCGCGGTGAACTGGGCGGGATGGACTACCTGTCGGAGACGCGGGTGGAGATCCGCTACACGCTGCCGATGGCCGAGATCATCTTCGACTTCTTCGACTCGTTGAAGTCGCGCACCCGCGGTTACGCCAGTCTGGACTACGAGGAGTCCGGCGAGGCGCAGGCGGACCTGGTGAAGGTCGACATCCTGCTGCAGGGCGAGGCCGTGGACGCGTTCAGTGCGATTGTGCACCGCGACGCCGCCTACGCCTACGGCAACAAGATGGCACTCAAGCTCAAGGAACTCATTCCGCGCCAGCAGTTCGAGGTGCCCATCCAGGCGGCGATCGGATCGAAGATCATCGCCCGCGAGAACATCCGCGCGATCCGCAAGGACGTGCTCGCCAAGTGCTACGGCGGTGACATCAGCCGTAAGCGCAAGCTGCTGGAGAAGCAGAAGGAAGGCAAGAAGCGGATGAAGACGATCGGCCGGGTCGAAGTGCCCCAGGAGGCCTTTGTCGCCGCGCTCTCCTCGGACGCAGCCGGGGACAAACCGAAGGGGAAATAG
- a CDS encoding M3 family metallopeptidase: protein MPQNAVSSESPLPYGLPDFAAISDADFAPAITEAMAAQRAEVDAILAVAADADFANTVLALENSGRALANATRVFYGVLGPDSTAERIEIAAELAPRLAEHHATIASDPALFARVAAVWQRRDELDLDTDEYRLLDQRYRDMVRAGAALDDDGREQMRTITARLADLTTEFGRLILDEANASAVHFDDEAHLDGLPAGAVAAARTKAADAGLDGFLVAMELPSSQSSVAELTDPIARRRVFEASLARGSRGNEFDTTRLIAEIVGLRAQRAELLGYRDHAAYVVEEETAPDVGAVEGLLADVAAAVGPAAAAEEAALRDLAGGDLTAWDYTYWLARYQKAQAGVDIDAFADYCELDRVLRDGVFYAAGQLYGLRFEERTDLAGYHPDVRVFEVFDDTGAGIGLYLGDYYARPTKRGGAWMTSFVEQSREQGTAPVVVNVLNIPKPDEGRPTLLSVDQLMTLFHEFGHALHGLLSDVRFASQSGTSVPRDFVEFPSQVNEHWALHPDVVGHYARHVETGEPAPAELLEQVRATSVTETAHATVEYLGAAIVDLGWHRLTTADLADLDLGGAPEVFSYVETRSLNGSGVAAAYIPPRYRSPYFNHIFAGGYSSAYYAYIWSEVLDAATREWFDAHGGLDRESGRRFAELILSKGDSVDPIAAHRDLIGGSAEVAPLLRRRGLA from the coding sequence GTGCCGCAGAACGCCGTTTCGTCGGAGAGTCCGCTGCCCTACGGATTGCCGGACTTCGCGGCGATCTCCGACGCGGATTTCGCGCCGGCCATCACCGAGGCGATGGCCGCCCAGCGTGCGGAGGTGGACGCGATCCTCGCCGTTGCGGCGGACGCGGATTTCGCCAATACCGTTCTCGCGCTGGAGAATTCGGGCCGCGCGCTGGCGAATGCCACCCGGGTCTTCTACGGCGTCCTGGGGCCGGACTCGACGGCCGAACGAATCGAGATCGCCGCCGAGTTGGCGCCGCGCCTGGCCGAGCACCACGCCACCATCGCGTCCGACCCGGCGTTGTTCGCCCGGGTGGCCGCGGTGTGGCAGCGGCGTGACGAGCTCGACCTGGACACCGACGAATACCGTCTGCTCGACCAGCGGTATCGCGACATGGTGCGGGCCGGTGCGGCCCTCGACGACGACGGTCGCGAACAGATGCGCACCATCACCGCGCGCTTGGCCGACCTCACCACCGAGTTCGGGCGCCTGATCCTCGACGAGGCGAACGCCTCGGCGGTCCACTTCGACGACGAGGCCCACCTCGACGGACTCCCGGCCGGGGCGGTGGCCGCGGCCCGCACAAAGGCCGCCGACGCCGGCCTCGACGGCTTCCTCGTCGCGATGGAGCTCCCGTCGAGCCAGTCCAGCGTTGCCGAACTCACCGACCCGATCGCGCGCCGCCGGGTGTTCGAGGCCTCGCTGGCGCGCGGTTCGCGCGGCAACGAGTTCGACACCACGCGGCTCATCGCCGAGATCGTCGGATTGCGGGCCCAACGCGCGGAACTGCTCGGCTATCGCGACCACGCGGCCTACGTCGTCGAGGAGGAGACCGCACCGGATGTCGGTGCAGTCGAGGGCCTGTTGGCCGACGTCGCCGCCGCGGTGGGTCCGGCCGCCGCTGCGGAGGAAGCGGCGTTGCGCGACCTCGCCGGCGGGGATTTGACGGCCTGGGACTACACCTACTGGCTGGCCCGGTATCAGAAGGCGCAGGCCGGCGTCGATATCGACGCTTTCGCCGACTACTGCGAACTCGACCGGGTGCTGCGCGACGGGGTGTTCTACGCCGCCGGACAGCTTTACGGCCTGCGCTTCGAGGAGCGCACCGATCTGGCGGGGTATCACCCGGATGTGCGGGTGTTCGAGGTCTTCGATGATACCGGCGCCGGAATCGGCCTTTATCTTGGCGATTACTACGCCCGGCCCACCAAGCGGGGCGGGGCGTGGATGACCTCCTTCGTCGAGCAGTCGCGCGAGCAGGGGACCGCGCCGGTCGTCGTCAACGTCCTCAACATCCCCAAACCCGACGAGGGGCGGCCGACGCTGCTCAGCGTCGACCAGTTGATGACGCTGTTCCACGAGTTCGGACACGCGCTGCACGGGTTGCTCTCCGACGTCCGATTCGCCTCGCAGTCGGGTACCTCGGTGCCACGCGATTTCGTGGAGTTCCCGTCGCAGGTCAACGAGCACTGGGCGCTGCACCCCGACGTCGTCGGCCATTACGCGCGGCACGTCGAGACGGGGGAGCCGGCGCCGGCCGAACTCCTCGAGCAGGTCCGCGCCACCTCGGTCACCGAGACCGCGCATGCGACCGTCGAGTACCTCGGTGCTGCGATCGTCGACCTCGGGTGGCACCGCCTGACCACTGCGGACCTCGCCGACCTCGACCTGGGCGGTGCCCCCGAAGTGTTCTCCTATGTCGAGACCCGGTCGTTGAACGGCTCCGGGGTGGCGGCGGCCTACATCCCGCCGCGGTATCGGAGCCCGTACTTCAACCACATCTTCGCCGGCGGCTATTCGTCGGCTTACTACGCCTACATCTGGTCGGAGGTGCTCGACGCCGCGACGCGCGAGTGGTTCGACGCCCATGGCGGCCTGGACCGGGAATCGGGGCGGCGCTTTGCCGAGCTGATCCTGTCGAAGGGCGACAGCGTCGACCCAATCGCGGCACACCGCGACCTCATCGGCGGGTCAGCCGAAGTGGCACCGCTGCTGCGCCGCCGCGGCCTGGCCTGA
- a CDS encoding AAA family ATPase — MSAPTLDEIVDGEIPAVRRTIEVLAAVLAGASKDARPTVEGFLREHLGAPRRELASHYLRLAPSTVVAAGLVVAELADAHGAVIGPDEDDDPPQWVQHTVGQDEFSIPSDATFAFAPDNPFGPGPMAIQICAHPGYARSRVTVMTPRGADESARSAVSELTRRIRERNPLRGRFIRAGYDHGLEFSVIEGIEAPRTRVQVPAHVWREVDLAVSAVTTRYETLRAIGLSTSRGLMLAGPPGVGKTAVARSVMSELVGEFTVVVADASAMASGIAELYRAAAELGPMVVLLDDVDLHVRRRGDGNDGALGALLAALDGADKLDRVLTIATTNDPKAIDHAATRAARFDSIVELAAPTDAAVAGILRELLDALPLAVVDVPRVATAFPVGRSGADVVEAVRRAVLLDGPEVTTATMLEVIGARDYVAAVPVGTYL, encoded by the coding sequence ATGAGCGCACCGACTCTCGACGAGATCGTCGACGGTGAGATCCCCGCTGTGCGGCGCACCATCGAGGTGCTTGCCGCGGTGCTGGCCGGTGCCTCGAAGGATGCGCGCCCCACCGTCGAGGGCTTCCTGCGCGAGCACCTCGGGGCGCCCCGCCGGGAGCTCGCCTCCCACTATCTCCGCCTGGCACCGTCGACCGTGGTGGCCGCCGGCCTGGTCGTCGCCGAACTGGCCGATGCCCATGGTGCGGTAATCGGCCCCGACGAGGACGACGACCCGCCACAGTGGGTGCAACACACCGTCGGACAGGACGAGTTCTCCATCCCGAGCGATGCCACCTTCGCGTTCGCGCCGGACAACCCGTTCGGCCCGGGCCCGATGGCGATCCAGATCTGTGCCCACCCCGGATACGCGCGCAGCCGGGTCACGGTGATGACGCCGCGCGGGGCCGACGAGTCGGCACGGTCCGCGGTCAGCGAGTTGACCCGACGGATCCGCGAGCGGAACCCGTTGCGCGGCAGGTTCATTCGCGCGGGCTACGACCACGGTCTGGAGTTCTCGGTGATCGAGGGGATCGAGGCGCCGCGCACCCGGGTGCAGGTGCCGGCACACGTGTGGCGCGAGGTCGACCTCGCCGTGTCGGCGGTGACCACCCGCTACGAAACCCTGCGCGCCATCGGACTGTCGACCAGCCGCGGACTCATGCTGGCCGGGCCCCCGGGCGTGGGGAAGACGGCGGTCGCCCGATCGGTGATGAGCGAGCTCGTCGGCGAGTTCACCGTCGTCGTCGCCGACGCCTCCGCGATGGCCTCCGGGATCGCCGAGTTGTATCGGGCGGCGGCGGAGCTGGGGCCGATGGTGGTGTTGCTCGACGACGTCGATCTCCACGTGCGGCGCCGCGGCGACGGCAACGACGGTGCGCTGGGCGCGCTGTTGGCCGCGCTCGACGGCGCCGACAAGCTCGACCGAGTGCTCACCATCGCGACCACGAACGACCCCAAGGCCATCGACCACGCCGCGACGCGAGCCGCACGGTTCGACTCCATCGTCGAACTGGCGGCGCCCACCGATGCGGCGGTGGCCGGCATCCTGCGCGAACTGCTCGATGCACTGCCGCTCGCGGTGGTGGACGTGCCGCGCGTCGCCACCGCTTTCCCGGTCGGCCGCAGTGGTGCCGACGTGGTCGAGGCGGTGCGCCGGGCAGTCCTCCTCGACGGGCCCGAGGTGACCACCGCGACGATGCTCGAGGTGATCGGTGCCCGGGACTATGTGGCGGCGGTCCCGGTGGGGACTTACCTGTGA